A window from Ignavibacteriota bacterium encodes these proteins:
- the tig gene encoding trigger factor, producing the protein MESKVNVLGNTEHELEVKLLYSEIQSDIDEAYQKELKTITMPGFRKGKVPLSMLKKAYGEAIEYKASEDIANKKFWEIVKEQNLKPLSMPQMTSLDFEVNQFLNFKVKYEVKPTLDLKNYTGLEIEKPIFKVHDEDIEAEVNNLLKSKATFELAEEITDNNFRITVDLQRVDSEGKDIEGNKSSNILIDLSDKKVNENIVKNAQNKKSGEEFSFSFVDEHMHGDHKHVEEFSYVAVIKKIEKIVSPEITEDLIEQLSGKKAKTLDELKAFTKSNYENYYKDQSIRIYENTLLDQIVKNNDFEPSKSYVETILNRLIETEKQNAKQYKSPIPNDEVLKTNLKPRAEWNAKWQIILENIAEKEKIEVTEKELEDLAKEESEKINIPVEKLLKYYKDSNRGESLVEEKILNFLRENNKSKEVDPETKAKEVKSKKGSKTKEKENSDEDKK; encoded by the coding sequence TTGGAATCAAAAGTAAATGTATTAGGTAATACTGAACACGAACTTGAAGTAAAATTATTATATTCGGAAATTCAATCGGATATAGATGAAGCTTATCAGAAAGAACTAAAAACTATTACAATGCCAGGATTTAGAAAAGGTAAAGTTCCGCTAAGTATGTTAAAAAAAGCTTACGGTGAAGCAATTGAATATAAGGCAAGTGAAGATATTGCCAATAAAAAATTTTGGGAAATTGTAAAAGAGCAAAATTTAAAACCACTTAGTATGCCGCAAATGACCTCTTTGGATTTTGAAGTAAATCAGTTTCTAAATTTCAAAGTAAAATATGAAGTTAAACCAACACTCGATCTAAAAAATTATACCGGATTAGAAATTGAAAAACCAATCTTTAAAGTTCATGATGAAGATATTGAAGCGGAAGTAAATAATTTGTTAAAATCAAAAGCAACTTTTGAGCTTGCTGAAGAAATTACTGATAATAATTTCAGAATAACAGTGGATTTGCAAAGAGTTGATTCAGAAGGTAAAGATATCGAAGGAAATAAAAGTTCAAATATTTTAATTGATTTGAGTGATAAAAAAGTTAATGAAAATATTGTTAAAAATGCTCAAAACAAAAAATCCGGTGAAGAATTTAGCTTTTCTTTTGTTGATGAACATATGCACGGCGATCATAAACATGTAGAAGAATTTAGCTATGTTGCTGTAATTAAAAAAATAGAAAAAATTGTTTCGCCTGAAATTACTGAAGATTTAATCGAACAATTGTCCGGTAAAAAAGCTAAGACTTTGGATGAATTGAAAGCATTCACAAAGTCTAATTATGAAAATTATTACAAGGATCAATCTATAAGAATTTATGAAAATACTTTGCTAGATCAAATTGTGAAAAATAACGATTTTGAACCTTCCAAAAGTTATGTTGAAACAATTTTAAATAGATTAATTGAAACTGAAAAACAAAATGCAAAACAATATAAATCTCCAATCCCAAATGATGAAGTTTTAAAAACAAATTTAAAACCTCGTGCAGAATGGAATGCAAAATGGCAGATTATTCTTGAGAATATTGCAGAAAAAGAAAAAATTGAAGTGACAGAAAAAGAGTTGGAAGATTTAGCAAAAGAAGAATCTGAAAAAATTAATATTCCTGTTGAAAAATTATTGAAATATTATAAAGATTCTAATAGAGGCGAATCTTTAGTTGAAGAAAAAATTCTTAACTTTTTAAGAGAAAATAATAAATCAAAAGAAGTTGATCCGGAAACAAAAGCTAAAGAAGTAAAAAGTAAAAAAGGTTCTAAAACTAAAGAAAAAGAAAATTCAGACGAAGATAAAAAATAG
- a CDS encoding response regulator, translated as MINDIKLNLFENLNILRKLAKKGSKSFPDDLCLFLSDELNLKSVYLFEENSENYFLQIGKSFNIDDQSIPRNISVKEFYNFKNELNFTGNIFKECNPELNFSNESVQSIIFNLDENKFGILLLIHKILPSSVNRKKFLIISQFVQNCFSTWKNSENIITSKLNSSENLISKSIKGFQKELKTINGLVTLAKEENPTNIINKYLNQIKNSHQFISSTLEDLENILNLFENKTNKLRGKINIKNFTENYLNKKNNEFTECKITLNNISEIEIQFDENIFRSIFDNCLKLAIDLSQLNEVEINALVISENNVNLNFISKNSKIKNIELNQLQTPFGKRELLNKTSGLTLNLLTKLIESFDGSLKLNVEENNFLINLNLPFQEEIQKSIHEILMGNNNLGKDKILVIESDQASSTLLNNYLSKWNYQTDIVNSGEFALKLLQQNKYVAVILNVEQGTENSLEILQKIKNNKHTRNTPVIVFSMEAEKEKVYLMGSVEYLVKPINYNNLVEILTSYKLRRDSTVLCVDDDQPTLKLVQQAVQTAGFNVIAEHRPELVLDLIIDKDLDLAIVDLDMPKLNGFDLIKQIKSHGKFDKLPIIIYTGKEDYQQDLQKIDGMFVDLLDKKSTSLNELENAISTMINNFEETKSIEEVKVKSDSQTILMAEDYKHSQIIVTRLLKKSGFENVVVVENGEEALNICKKEKIDLILMDMQMPVMNGFEATQKIREIDGYQDTPIIALTAFAMKGDREKCLEAGATDYIPKPIDSKEFIEKVKYYTQIKIEN; from the coding sequence ATGATAAATGATATAAAATTAAATCTTTTTGAAAACTTAAATATTCTTCGCAAGTTAGCAAAAAAAGGAAGTAAATCATTTCCTGATGATTTGTGTTTGTTTTTAAGCGATGAACTAAATCTTAAATCAGTTTATTTATTCGAAGAAAATTCAGAAAATTATTTTTTACAGATTGGCAAATCTTTCAATATTGATGATCAATCAATTCCGCGAAATATTTCAGTAAAAGAATTTTACAATTTTAAAAATGAATTAAACTTCACCGGAAATATTTTTAAAGAATGCAATCCGGAATTAAATTTTAGTAATGAAAGTGTGCAATCAATAATTTTTAATTTAGATGAAAATAAGTTTGGAATATTATTATTAATCCACAAAATTCTTCCTTCATCAGTAAATAGAAAAAAGTTTTTAATCATTTCACAATTTGTGCAGAATTGTTTTTCAACTTGGAAAAATTCTGAAAATATTATTACAAGTAAATTAAATTCAAGCGAAAATCTAATCTCTAAAAGTATTAAAGGTTTTCAAAAAGAATTAAAAACGATTAACGGTTTGGTTACTTTAGCAAAAGAAGAAAATCCTACTAACATCATTAATAAATATTTAAATCAAATTAAAAATTCTCATCAATTTATTTCTTCAACTTTGGAAGATTTAGAGAATATTTTAAATCTTTTTGAAAATAAAACGAATAAATTAAGAGGCAAAATCAATATTAAAAATTTCACGGAGAATTATTTAAACAAAAAAAATAATGAATTTACTGAGTGTAAAATTACTTTAAATAATATTTCCGAAATTGAAATTCAGTTTGATGAGAATATTTTTAGATCAATTTTTGATAATTGTTTAAAGCTTGCAATTGATTTATCTCAATTAAACGAAGTTGAAATAAATGCTTTAGTAATTTCAGAAAATAATGTAAATCTTAATTTTATTTCTAAAAATTCTAAAATTAAAAATATAGAATTAAATCAACTTCAAACACCATTTGGAAAACGTGAATTATTAAATAAAACAAGCGGTTTAACACTAAATCTATTAACTAAATTAATTGAATCTTTTGATGGATCATTAAAACTAAATGTTGAAGAAAATAATTTTTTAATAAATCTAAATTTGCCGTTTCAAGAAGAAATTCAAAAATCAATTCACGAAATTTTGATGGGAAATAATAATTTAGGAAAAGATAAAATTCTTGTTATAGAAAGCGATCAAGCTTCATCTACACTTTTAAATAATTATTTATCAAAATGGAATTACCAAACTGATATTGTAAATTCCGGTGAGTTTGCATTAAAACTTCTTCAACAAAATAAATATGTTGCGGTAATTTTAAATGTAGAGCAAGGCACTGAAAACAGTTTAGAAATTTTGCAAAAAATTAAAAACAATAAGCATACAAGAAATACTCCTGTAATTGTATTTTCAATGGAAGCGGAAAAAGAAAAAGTTTATTTAATGGGTTCAGTTGAATATTTAGTAAAGCCAATAAATTATAATAATCTTGTTGAAATTTTAACAAGTTATAAATTAAGAAGAGATTCAACAGTACTTTGTGTTGATGATGATCAGCCGACTTTGAAATTGGTTCAGCAAGCTGTACAAACCGCCGGATTTAATGTAATTGCAGAACACAGACCGGAATTAGTTCTTGATTTAATTATAGATAAAGATTTAGATTTAGCAATTGTTGATTTGGATATGCCAAAATTAAATGGTTTTGATTTGATAAAACAAATAAAATCTCACGGAAAATTTGATAAACTTCCAATAATTATTTACACCGGAAAAGAAGATTATCAACAAGATTTACAAAAAATTGATGGAATGTTTGTTGATCTGCTTGATAAAAAAAGTACAAGTTTGAATGAACTGGAAAATGCAATTTCTACAATGATAAATAATTTTGAAGAAACTAAATCGATTGAAGAAGTAAAAGTAAAAAGTGATTCCCAAACAATTTTAATGGCAGAAGATTATAAACATTCACAAATAATTGTTACACGACTTTTGAAAAAAAGTGGATTTGAAAATGTTGTTGTTGTAGAGAATGGTGAAGAAGCTTTAAATATTTGTAAAAAAGAAAAAATAGACTTAATCCTTATGGATATGCAAATGCCGGTTATGAATGGATTTGAAGCAACTCAAAAAATTAGAGAAATTGATGGTTACCAAGATACACCAATTATTGCATTAACAGCTTTTGCAATGAAAGGAGATCGTGAGAAATGTTTAGAAGCCGGTGCAACAGATTATATTCCTAAACCAATTGATAGTAAAGAATTTATTGAGAAGGTAAAATACTATACACAAATAAAAATTGAGAATTAG
- a CDS encoding DPP IV N-terminal domain-containing protein, with product MKSNILIFIIIFIINSTFAQKKNLTIEDVVFNSYSKLAPKTLKQLNWIPNTNSVGFIDGDSVLIEFNVSKKSKNNLLNLNQLNNILSNSIFENKLSKFPNVNFIDSKTLTFWNNNYLVSIDLKNKSHKILNKISTNSENLETASNDIYSAFTIDNNLFASLDSSKKFQITNEENKNIVSGQTVSRSEFGINDGIFWSPKSNYLAFYQKDESNVTDYPIVDIGETPAKLKNIKYPMAGQNTEIVRVGIYNFENKNTTWLKTGEPNDQYLTNVSWDPTEKYIFIAHLNRDQNHLKLAKYDVLTGEQLQILFEEKDNEYVEPENELTFLPNDPTKFLWFSERDNWQHIYLYDINGKLIKQITSGNWIVKQIIGFDKSGKNLFITATKDSPIEDNVYIINLKNNDIKRITSANVNHRVKFNSFNNYFIDTYTSLDIPSVTNIIDEDGELIVELNKSENPIEEFNFSKPKIFTIKDKNNVDLYCRMILPPNFDETKKYPVIIYVYGGPHAQLVTNNWYFGRYDFWFQFMAQNGYIVFTLDNKGSANRGLEFEQAIFRNLGTVEIEDQLVGINYLKNLNFIDHERIGVFGWSYGGFMTTSLMLRTNNTFKVGVGGGAVIDWKFYEIMYGERYMDTPETNPEGYKNASLLNYIENLNGKLLLVHGTSDPTVVWENTLEFAKKAANLNKPLDFYPYVGHGHGVGGKDALHLYTKISNYFFDNL from the coding sequence ATGAAATCAAATATTTTAATATTTATTATTATTTTTATTATTAATTCAACTTTTGCACAGAAGAAAAATCTTACTATTGAAGATGTTGTTTTTAATTCATACTCCAAATTGGCGCCAAAAACTTTAAAGCAACTCAATTGGATTCCAAATACAAATAGCGTAGGTTTTATCGATGGCGATTCGGTTTTAATTGAATTTAATGTTTCAAAAAAAAGTAAAAATAATTTACTAAACCTAAATCAGTTGAATAATATTTTAAGTAATTCAATTTTTGAAAACAAATTATCCAAATTTCCAAATGTTAATTTTATTGATTCAAAAACACTTACATTTTGGAATAATAATTATTTAGTTTCAATCGATTTAAAAAATAAATCTCACAAAATTCTAAATAAAATTTCTACTAATTCTGAAAATCTTGAAACAGCTTCAAACGATATTTATTCTGCATTTACTATAGATAACAATCTTTTTGCTTCATTAGATTCATCAAAAAAATTTCAGATCACAAATGAAGAAAATAAAAATATTGTTAGCGGTCAAACTGTAAGTCGTTCTGAATTTGGTATAAATGATGGAATATTTTGGTCGCCTAAAAGTAATTACTTGGCATTTTATCAAAAAGATGAATCTAATGTAACTGATTATCCAATTGTGGATATTGGTGAAACTCCTGCTAAATTGAAAAATATAAAATATCCAATGGCGGGACAGAATACTGAAATTGTTAGAGTTGGAATTTATAATTTCGAAAATAAAAATACAACTTGGTTGAAAACCGGTGAACCAAATGATCAATATTTAACTAATGTTTCTTGGGATCCTACAGAAAAATATATTTTTATTGCACATTTAAATAGAGATCAGAATCATTTAAAATTAGCAAAATATGATGTTCTAACCGGTGAACAATTACAAATTTTGTTTGAAGAAAAAGATAATGAATATGTTGAACCTGAAAATGAATTAACATTTTTACCAAATGATCCAACAAAGTTTTTGTGGTTTTCTGAAAGAGATAATTGGCAGCACATTTATTTATATGATATTAATGGAAAATTAATAAAACAAATTACTTCCGGAAATTGGATTGTAAAACAAATTATTGGTTTTGATAAATCTGGGAAAAATTTATTTATTACAGCAACTAAAGATTCTCCAATCGAAGATAATGTTTACATAATTAATTTAAAAAATAATGATATTAAAAGGATTACAAGCGCTAATGTAAATCACAGAGTAAAATTCAATTCTTTTAATAATTATTTTATTGATACATATACAAGTTTGGACATTCCTTCTGTTACTAATATTATTGATGAAGATGGAGAATTAATAGTTGAACTTAATAAAAGTGAAAATCCGATTGAGGAATTTAATTTCTCCAAGCCTAAAATTTTTACAATAAAAGATAAAAATAATGTTGATCTCTATTGCAGAATGATTCTTCCACCAAATTTTGATGAAACAAAAAAATATCCTGTAATTATTTACGTTTATGGCGGACCGCATGCACAATTAGTTACAAATAATTGGTATTTCGGTCGTTATGATTTTTGGTTTCAATTTATGGCTCAAAATGGTTACATCGTTTTCACCCTTGATAATAAAGGCTCAGCTAATAGAGGCTTGGAATTTGAGCAAGCTATTTTTAGAAATTTGGGAACTGTTGAAATTGAAGATCAACTGGTAGGAATTAATTATTTGAAAAATCTAAATTTTATTGATCATGAAAGAATCGGAGTTTTTGGCTGGAGTTACGGTGGATTTATGACAACTTCATTAATGTTGAGAACAAATAACACTTTTAAAGTTGGTGTTGGCGGAGGTGCGGTAATTGATTGGAAATTTTATGAAATTATGTACGGTGAAAGATATATGGATACTCCGGAAACAAATCCGGAAGGTTATAAAAATGCAAGTTTGTTAAACTATATTGAAAATCTTAACGGAAAACTTTTATTAGTTCATGGAACTTCAGATCCGACTGTTGTTTGGGAAAATACTTTAGAATTTGCGAAAAAAGCTGCAAACTTAAATAAACCTTTAGATTTTTATCCTTACGTTGGACACGGTCATGGAGTTGGCGGAAAAGATGCGCTTCATCTATATACAAAAATTTCAAACTACTTTTTCGATAATCTTTAA
- the murA gene encoding UDP-N-acetylglucosamine 1-carboxyvinyltransferase — protein MDKFVIHGGNPLTGSVEISGAKNSALALMPAVLLNNGVNKISNVPEVNDIFTMSKLLNQLGIKSEFNNQEIILDSSNIISQTAPYEHVKKMRASVYVLGPLLTKYGYAKVSLPGGCAWGPRPINLHLEAMKKLGAEIELDEGYIIAKSRKLIGARLNFDISSVGATGNALMAAVLAKGETLITNAAAEPEITQLAQLLVSMGAKIEGIGSNILEIQGVDNLSPANVYNIPDRIEAGTLLIAAAMTRGKIELTNSNSKHLNLVIQKLEDSGVKLSYNNNIMSLDASNIDAKSIDVTTGVYPGFPTDMQAQWTSYMAIVNGSCKITDTIYLDRFKHIPELNRLGADIEILGNSAIVNGVKKLKGATVMSTDLRASASLVLAGLVAEGTTEVLRIYHLDRGYQRIEEKLRKLGAQIERVKTQEF, from the coding sequence ATGGATAAATTTGTAATTCATGGCGGAAATCCATTAACTGGCTCAGTAGAAATTAGCGGAGCAAAAAATTCTGCATTAGCTTTAATGCCGGCAGTTTTATTGAATAATGGTGTGAATAAAATTAGTAATGTACCGGAAGTAAATGATATTTTTACTATGTCAAAACTACTAAATCAACTTGGCATCAAATCGGAATTTAATAATCAGGAAATTATTTTAGATTCAAGTAATATTATTTCGCAAACAGCCCCTTATGAACACGTAAAAAAAATGCGTGCTTCCGTTTATGTTTTAGGTCCGTTATTAACAAAATATGGATATGCAAAAGTTTCGTTACCAGGAGGTTGTGCTTGGGGACCAAGACCAATTAATTTACATTTAGAAGCTATGAAAAAGTTAGGCGCTGAAATTGAATTAGATGAAGGTTATATTATTGCAAAATCAAGAAAACTTATTGGAGCAAGATTAAATTTTGATATTTCTTCTGTGGGAGCAACCGGCAATGCTCTTATGGCAGCAGTTTTGGCAAAAGGAGAAACACTAATTACAAATGCAGCGGCAGAACCGGAAATTACACAATTAGCACAATTACTTGTTTCAATGGGTGCAAAAATTGAGGGAATAGGTTCGAATATTTTAGAAATTCAAGGAGTTGATAATCTTTCTCCAGCTAATGTTTATAATATTCCAGATAGAATTGAAGCTGGAACTTTATTAATTGCCGCTGCTATGACGAGAGGAAAAATTGAACTTACAAACTCCAATTCAAAACATCTTAATTTGGTTATACAAAAACTTGAAGACTCCGGAGTTAAGTTATCTTATAATAATAATATAATGTCTTTAGATGCAAGTAATATAGATGCAAAAAGTATTGATGTTACTACAGGAGTTTATCCCGGATTTCCAACAGATATGCAAGCTCAATGGACTTCATACATGGCAATTGTAAATGGGTCATGTAAAATTACCGATACAATTTATTTGGACAGATTCAAACATATTCCTGAACTTAACAGATTAGGTGCCGATATTGAAATTTTAGGAAATAGTGCAATCGTTAATGGTGTGAAAAAGTTAAAAGGTGCAACTGTAATGTCGACTGATTTAAGAGCAAGTGCTTCTTTAGTTTTAGCCGGATTAGTTGCTGAAGGTACAACTGAAGTATTGAGAATTTACCATTTGGATCGTGGTTATCAAAGAATTGAAGAAAAATTAAGAAAATTGGGAGCACAAATAGAAAGAGTTAAAACTCAAGAGTTTTAG
- a CDS encoding HD domain-containing protein, which yields MNFRDYLNTKDFFKIISQLAKDKNVKVFIVGGFVRDLILNREKHEIDFLVIGDGVLFAENLAEKFGEKNVNIFKNFGTAHFKYQNIDFEFVGARKESYKKESRNPFVEIGTFEDDINRRDFTINTLAISLNEENFGEMIDKFNGFEDIQNKIIKTPLDPKITFDDDPLRIMRAFRFAAQLNFEVDEKILIAAEELSERLKIVSQERISDEFFKILESEKPSIGLKLMQNTKVMHVVFPQIANLAGVDQRKDFHHKDVFLHTCQVVDNISKNTKDVWLRFSALVHDIAKPQTKKFVEEIGWTFHGHEELGARMMKSIFKQLKLPLNKQNYVEKLVRLHLRPIALASEEVTDSAIRRLSANASEDLDDLIMLCRADITSKDQNKVSKYLQNYENVMKKVREVQEKDNLRAFQSPVTGDEIMEICNLKPSKKVGEIKSAIEEAILDGIIPNEYNAAFNYLMNIKENFLK from the coding sequence ATGAATTTTAGAGATTACTTAAATACAAAAGATTTTTTCAAAATTATTTCGCAATTGGCAAAAGATAAAAATGTAAAAGTTTTTATTGTTGGCGGATTTGTAAGAGATTTAATTTTAAATAGAGAAAAACATGAAATTGATTTTCTCGTGATTGGCGATGGAGTTTTGTTCGCAGAAAATTTAGCTGAAAAATTTGGTGAGAAAAATGTGAATATTTTTAAAAATTTTGGAACCGCACATTTTAAATATCAAAATATTGATTTTGAATTTGTTGGAGCACGAAAAGAATCTTATAAAAAAGAAAGCAGAAATCCGTTTGTGGAAATTGGAACTTTTGAAGATGATATTAATAGAAGAGATTTTACAATAAACACTTTGGCAATTTCGTTAAATGAAGAAAATTTTGGTGAAATGATTGATAAATTTAACGGATTTGAAGATATTCAAAATAAAATTATAAAAACTCCGCTTGATCCAAAAATTACGTTTGATGATGATCCTTTAAGAATTATGCGAGCATTTCGATTTGCTGCTCAACTAAATTTTGAAGTTGATGAGAAAATTTTAATTGCCGCAGAAGAATTATCTGAAAGATTAAAAATTGTTTCGCAAGAAAGAATTTCAGATGAATTTTTTAAAATTTTGGAATCTGAAAAACCTTCAATAGGATTAAAACTTATGCAAAACACAAAAGTTATGCACGTAGTTTTTCCTCAAATTGCAAATTTAGCTGGAGTTGATCAAAGGAAAGATTTTCATCACAAAGATGTATTTCTTCATACTTGTCAAGTTGTAGATAATATTTCTAAAAATACAAAAGATGTTTGGCTAAGATTTTCGGCTTTGGTTCACGATATTGCAAAACCTCAAACTAAAAAATTTGTTGAAGAAATAGGATGGACATTTCACGGTCACGAAGAACTTGGCGCAAGAATGATGAAATCAATTTTTAAACAATTAAAACTTCCTTTAAACAAACAAAATTATGTAGAAAAACTTGTACGTTTGCATTTACGACCAATTGCATTAGCTTCTGAAGAAGTTACCGATTCTGCAATTAGAAGATTAAGTGCAAATGCGAGCGAAGATTTAGATGATTTGATAATGCTTTGTCGAGCAGATATTACGAGCAAAGATCAAAACAAAGTTTCCAAATATTTGCAGAATTATGAAAATGTAATGAAGAAAGTTAGAGAAGTTCAAGAGAAAGATAATCTTAGAGCTTTTCAGTCTCCGGTAACTGGAGATGAAATAATGGAAATTTGTAATCTTAAACCTTCAAAGAAAGTTGGCGAAATAAAATCTGCAATTGAAGAAGCCATTTTAGATGGAATAATTCCCAATGAATATAATGCCGCATTTAATTATTTGATGAATATAAAAGAAAATTTTCTAAAATAA
- a CDS encoding ATP-dependent Clp protease proteolytic subunit, which produces MSDKIYNALIPYVIEQSGRGERGMDIFSRLLRERIIFLGEAIDDHVASVVIAQLLFLEAEDHEKDINLYINSPGGSVSAGLAIYDTMQFIKPDVSTNCVGLAASMGAVLLAGGAENKRYSLPHSKIMIHQPWVGGLQGQTTDIEIHAKEMIKTRDKLYKILANHTGKSTDQIMKDCDRDYYMTATEAVDYKIIDKVHERRKMLGDSDKK; this is translated from the coding sequence ATGTCAGATAAAATTTATAATGCATTAATTCCTTATGTAATTGAACAATCCGGACGCGGTGAACGTGGGATGGATATATTTTCACGACTTTTACGTGAGAGAATTATATTTCTTGGAGAAGCAATTGATGATCATGTTGCAAGCGTTGTAATTGCTCAATTACTTTTTCTAGAAGCTGAAGATCATGAAAAGGATATAAATTTATATATAAATTCACCAGGAGGAAGTGTTTCTGCCGGATTAGCAATTTATGATACAATGCAATTTATTAAACCGGATGTTTCTACAAATTGTGTTGGATTAGCAGCAAGTATGGGAGCAGTTCTTTTGGCTGGCGGAGCAGAAAATAAACGTTATTCACTTCCTCATTCAAAAATTATGATTCATCAACCTTGGGTTGGTGGTTTACAAGGACAAACAACAGATATTGAAATTCATGCAAAAGAAATGATTAAAACTCGTGATAAACTTTATAAAATTCTTGCAAATCATACCGGAAAATCAACTGACCAAATTATGAAAGATTGCGATAGAGATTATTATATGACAGCTACAGAAGCTGTTGATTATAAAATTATAGATAAAGTTCACGAACGAAGAAAAATGCTCGGCGATTCTGATAAAAAATAA